The Raphanus sativus cultivar WK10039 chromosome 2, ASM80110v3, whole genome shotgun sequence genome includes a region encoding these proteins:
- the LOC108841818 gene encoding uncharacterized protein LOC108841818 produces MASGSFEDEAETTVTIDEYIESMDAEELEADLVLGGDEGDECTYPKGYMKRQAIFSCLTCSPEGNAGVCTACCLTCHDGHEILELWTKRNFRCDCGNSKFGTLACKLLPGKDVENSENSYNHNFKGLYCSCDQPYPDPNGKEHGEMIQCCICEDWFHDEHLALKPSDSVTSLIPRDEEGVPVYEDFICQICSPVCSFLTLYPEKIWADAKVDSNGPTNACSDTTESNQTPTATEPVQPENSTEAEKPVLRGCTEKLAEPEPFPAAGCAIATGLTSCIEFEKKPLFLAKNWRNMLCKCETCLEMYSERKVSYLLDAEDTIAEYENKAKEKRTEKLEKQEGEALDRLNNLDHVTKVEFCHRVNNFKEGLRSLLESVGTSRAITSEDVEQMFSKLKNKRKRME; encoded by the exons GAAGCTGACTTGGTGTTGGGTGGAGACGAGGGAGATGAGTGTACTTACCCAAAGGGTTACATGAAAAGACAGGCTATTTTCTCTTGCCTTACATGTTCTCCAGAGGGGAACGCTGGAGTTTGCACTGCCTGTTGCTTGACTTGTCACGATGGCCATGAG ATTCTGGAGCTCTGGACTAAGAGAAATTTCCGATGTGATTGTGGGAACTCCAAGTTTGGAACTTTGGCCTGTAAGCTTCTCCCGGGCAAAGATGTAGAGAACTCCGAGAATTCTTACAACCATAACTTCAAAGGCTTGTACTGCTCTTGCGACCAACCTTACCCTGACCCAAATGGGAAGGAACACGGGGAGATGATACAGTGTTGTATCTGTGAGGATTGGTTTCACGATGAGCATCTCGCTCTCAAACCTTCAGACAGTGTTACTAGCCTG ATTCCAAGGGATGAGGAAGGAGTGCCGGTTTATGAGGATTTCATTTGTCAAATCTGCTCTCCAGTTTGTTCGTTTCTCACACTTTATCCCGAGAAAATTTGGGCTGATGCTAAAGTTGATTCCAATGGTCCAACCAATGCTTGTTCAGACACTACCGAGTCAAACCAAACCCCCACAGCTACTGAGCCTGTCCAGCCTGAGAACAGTACTGAAGCTGAAAAACCTGTTTTGAGAGGATGCACTGAGAAGCTCGCCGAACCTGAACCCTTTCCTGCGGCTGGTTGTGCTATTGCAACAGGTCTAACCTCGTGTATTGAGTTTGAGAAGAAACCGCTGTTTTTAGCCAAAAACTGGAGGAACATGCTGTGCAAATGCGAGACGTGCCTTGAGATGTACAGCGAGAGAAAGGTTAGCTACTTACTTGATGCAGAGGATACGATTGCTGAATACGAGAATAAGGCAAAGGAGAAAAGAACAGAGAAACTGGAGAAACAGGAAGGCGAAGCACTTGATCGTTTGAACAATCTCGACCATGTAACTAAAGTTGAGTTCTGTCACCGCGTCAATAACTTCAAAGAAGGGTTACGGAGTTTGCTG gaGTCTGTTGGTACTTCAAGGGCGATAACGTCTGAAGATGTCGAGCAGATGTTCTCAAAGCTGAAAAATAAACGCAAAAGGATGGAGTGA